A section of the Streptomyces sp. CG1 genome encodes:
- the menC gene encoding o-succinylbenzoate synthase, with product MKLERVEIVHVAIPLVTPFRTSFGTMTTKDTFLLHLVTDVAEGWSEFAADPEPLYCSEFVAGAEIVLRDFLIPRMAALPHLTTAVLADALAGIKGHELAKAALETALLDAELRSYGMPLATYLGAVRDRVPAGVSVGIKDSIPELLDDVERYLAEGYVRIKLKIEPGWDVGPVRAVRDRFGDALPLQVDANTAYTLADAEQLRRLDEFGLLLIEEPLEENNLHAHALLQQRLRTPVCLDESLHHARDTAAAIALDACRVVNVKPARVGGYLEARRVHDVARAHGVPVWCGGMLETGVGRAPNLALAALPGCTLPGDTSASARYFAEDITEPFVLVDGHLPVPDGPGIGIAPLPDALRRFTRERRDLYAA from the coding sequence GTGAAACTGGAGCGCGTCGAGATCGTGCACGTGGCGATCCCGCTGGTCACGCCCTTCCGCACGTCCTTCGGGACGATGACGACGAAGGACACCTTCCTGCTGCACCTCGTCACGGACGTGGCCGAGGGCTGGTCGGAGTTCGCCGCCGACCCCGAGCCGCTGTACTGCTCGGAGTTCGTCGCCGGCGCCGAGATCGTGCTGCGCGACTTCCTGATCCCGCGCATGGCCGCCCTCCCGCACCTCACCACGGCCGTGCTCGCTGACGCCCTGGCGGGGATCAAGGGCCACGAGCTGGCGAAGGCGGCCCTGGAGACGGCCCTGCTGGACGCCGAGCTGCGGTCGTACGGCATGCCGCTCGCGACCTATCTGGGCGCCGTACGGGACCGGGTGCCGGCCGGGGTGTCGGTCGGCATCAAGGACTCGATCCCGGAGCTGCTGGACGACGTGGAGCGCTACCTGGCCGAGGGGTACGTCCGGATCAAGCTCAAGATCGAACCGGGATGGGACGTCGGCCCGGTCCGGGCGGTCCGCGACCGCTTCGGCGATGCGCTCCCCCTCCAGGTCGACGCCAACACCGCCTACACACTCGCGGACGCCGAGCAGCTGCGGCGGCTGGACGAGTTCGGGCTGCTGCTGATCGAGGAGCCGCTGGAGGAGAACAACCTGCATGCGCACGCTCTGCTCCAGCAGCGGCTGCGCACGCCGGTCTGCCTGGACGAGTCCCTGCACCACGCCCGCGACACGGCCGCCGCGATCGCGCTGGACGCCTGCCGGGTGGTGAACGTGAAACCCGCCCGGGTCGGTGGCTATCTGGAGGCGCGCCGGGTCCACGACGTGGCGCGCGCGCACGGCGTCCCGGTGTGGTGCGGCGGCATGCTGGAGACGGGCGTCGGCCGCGCCCCCAATCTGGCCCTGGCCGCCCTGCCCGGCTGCACCCTCCCGGGGGACACCTCCGCCTCCGCCCGCTACTTCGCCGAGGACATCACCGAGCCGTTCGTCCTGGTGGACGGCCATCTGCCGGTCCCGGACGGCCCCGGAATCGGCATCGCACCCCTGCCGGACGCGCTGCGCCGGTTCACCCGGGAGCGACGGGACCTGTACGCGGCATAA
- a CDS encoding betaine/proline/choline family ABC transporter ATP-binding protein (Members of the family are the ATP-binding subunit of ABC transporters for substrates such as betaine, L-proline or other amino acids, choline, carnitine, etc. The substrate specificity is best determined from the substrate-binding subunit, rather than this subunit, as it interacts with the permease subunit and not with substrate directly.), protein MSETSATRNQESVGSQESHGASIELENLTKRYPGSQQPAVDNVSMEIKSGETVIFVGPSGCGKSTTLKMINRLIEPTGGRIRIDGEDVTDIDPVKLRRKVGYAIQSAGLFPHMTVAQNIALVPKMIGWPRARIRSRVEELLDLVGLDPGEFHGRYPRQLSGGQQQRVGVARALAADPPVLLMDEPFGAVDPITRDHLQDELIRLQHELHKTIVFVTHDFDEAIKLGDRIAVLRERSHIAQFDTPEAILTNPADDFVSGFVGAGAALKRLNLTRVRDVEMREYPTVTVETPLQEIFTVIRGSGTNEILLLDKRRRPYKWLRRGDLMRAKGSLARAGTLVHDTVTRDATLRDALEAVLTDNAGRVAVTGRRGEYLGVVDMETLMNSVHELLEADRLEAMEAQHELEEARAQQTHFEQEGPGGVTKA, encoded by the coding sequence GTGTCTGAGACATCCGCCACCCGGAACCAGGAGAGTGTGGGGAGCCAGGAGAGCCACGGCGCCTCCATCGAGCTGGAGAACCTGACCAAGCGGTATCCGGGCAGTCAGCAGCCGGCCGTGGACAACGTGAGCATGGAGATCAAGTCGGGCGAGACGGTCATCTTCGTGGGCCCGTCCGGCTGCGGTAAGTCCACGACACTCAAGATGATCAACCGGCTGATCGAGCCGACCGGCGGCCGTATCCGCATCGACGGCGAGGACGTCACCGACATCGACCCGGTGAAGCTGCGCCGCAAGGTCGGGTACGCCATCCAGTCGGCCGGTCTCTTCCCGCACATGACCGTCGCCCAGAACATCGCCCTCGTACCGAAGATGATCGGCTGGCCGAGGGCGCGGATCCGGTCCCGGGTCGAGGAGCTGCTCGACCTCGTCGGGCTCGACCCGGGCGAGTTCCACGGCCGCTATCCGCGCCAGCTCTCCGGCGGCCAGCAGCAACGGGTGGGCGTGGCACGGGCGTTGGCCGCCGATCCCCCGGTGCTGCTGATGGACGAGCCGTTCGGCGCGGTCGATCCGATCACCCGCGATCACCTCCAGGACGAGCTGATCCGGCTCCAGCACGAACTGCACAAGACGATCGTGTTCGTCACCCACGACTTCGACGAGGCGATCAAGTTGGGCGACCGGATCGCCGTCCTGCGCGAACGCTCGCACATCGCCCAGTTCGACACCCCGGAGGCGATCCTCACCAACCCCGCCGACGATTTCGTCTCCGGTTTCGTCGGCGCGGGCGCGGCCCTGAAGCGGCTGAACCTGACCCGGGTGCGGGACGTGGAGATGCGGGAGTACCCGACGGTGACCGTGGAGACCCCGCTCCAGGAGATCTTCACCGTGATCCGGGGCAGCGGCACGAACGAGATCCTGCTCCTCGACAAGCGCCGCCGCCCCTACAAGTGGCTGCGCCGCGGCGACCTGATGCGGGCCAAGGGCTCACTGGCCCGCGCGGGCACGCTGGTGCACGACACGGTGACCCGGGACGCGACCCTCAGGGACGCGCTGGAGGCCGTGCTGACGGACAACGCGGGCCGGGTCGCGGTGACCGGGCGGCGCGGCGAGTACCTCGGGGTGGTCGACATGGAGACCCTGATGAACTCCGTGCACGAGCTGCTGGAGGCCGACCGGCTCGAGGCGATGGAGGCGCAGCACGAGCTGGAGGAGGCGCGCGCCCAGCAGACGCACTTCGAGCAGGAGGGCCCCGGAGGGGTGACGAAGGCGTGA
- a CDS encoding ABC transporter permease, whose protein sequence is MNFWEYLGNRHQQLLADAVQHASAVFQCMVLATVIGVLIGVVSYRSDWAGNLATTATSTILTIPSLAMIGLLIPLVGLGVPPTVISLTLYGLLPIVRNAIVGLRGVDPTLVDAARGIGMSRPMRLVRVELPLAWPPILTGIRVSTQMLMGIAAIAAYASGPGLGNEIFRGLASLGSKNALNQVLAGTLGIIILALLFDAAYVLIGRLTIPRGIRV, encoded by the coding sequence GTGAACTTCTGGGAGTACCTGGGCAATCGTCACCAGCAGTTGCTCGCGGACGCCGTTCAGCACGCCAGCGCGGTCTTCCAGTGCATGGTCCTGGCGACCGTCATCGGGGTGCTGATCGGGGTGGTCAGCTATCGCTCCGACTGGGCGGGCAACCTCGCCACCACCGCCACCTCGACCATCCTCACCATCCCCTCGCTCGCGATGATCGGTCTGCTCATCCCGCTCGTCGGCCTGGGCGTGCCGCCCACGGTGATCTCGCTGACGCTGTACGGGCTGCTGCCGATCGTGCGGAACGCGATCGTGGGCCTGCGCGGGGTCGACCCGACACTGGTGGACGCGGCCCGGGGCATCGGCATGTCCCGTCCGATGCGGCTGGTGCGGGTGGAGCTGCCGCTGGCCTGGCCGCCGATCCTGACCGGCATCCGGGTCTCCACGCAGATGCTGATGGGCATCGCCGCGATCGCCGCCTACGCCTCCGGTCCCGGCCTCGGCAACGAGATCTTCCGCGGACTCGCCTCCCTGGGCAGCAAGAACGCGCTGAACCAGGTGCTCGCGGGCACGCTCGGGATCATCATCCTCGCGCTCCTCTTCGACGCCGCGTACGTCCTGATCGGGCGGCTGACCATTCCCAGGGGGATCCGTGTCTGA
- a CDS encoding S16 family serine protease, which translates to MLSRLTRSQAVAVCALPVVALLATAAFAPLPFAVAQPGMTANVLGANKGTQVITVSGATARRTSGQLRMVTIVATGPDTKVTFRDVFDNWFRTDRAVMPHDAVYPSGDTVKEIEQHNVAQMRQSQDAAAQAALKYLGLSPDKVKVTLRLADVGGPSAGLLFTLGIIDKLHGDGSGGDLTGGRAIAGTGTIDADGKVGAVGGVALKTQAARRDGATVFLVPQAECADAKADLPKGLQLIPVTTLKGAVDSLEALETGKGSIPSC; encoded by the coding sequence GTGCTCTCTCGTCTCACGCGTTCCCAGGCCGTAGCCGTCTGTGCTCTGCCCGTCGTGGCCCTGCTGGCCACGGCGGCGTTCGCGCCGCTGCCTTTCGCGGTGGCCCAGCCCGGGATGACGGCGAACGTGCTCGGCGCGAACAAGGGCACCCAGGTGATCACCGTCTCCGGCGCGACCGCCCGCAGGACCAGCGGTCAGCTGCGGATGGTCACGATCGTGGCGACCGGCCCGGACACCAAGGTGACCTTCCGTGACGTGTTCGACAACTGGTTCCGCACCGACCGGGCCGTCATGCCGCACGACGCCGTCTACCCGAGCGGCGACACCGTCAAGGAGATCGAGCAGCACAACGTGGCGCAGATGCGGCAGTCGCAGGACGCCGCGGCCCAGGCGGCGCTGAAGTACCTCGGGCTGAGCCCCGACAAGGTCAAGGTCACGCTGAGGCTCGCCGACGTGGGTGGGCCGAGCGCGGGTCTGCTGTTCACCCTGGGGATCATCGACAAGCTGCACGGCGACGGCAGCGGCGGCGACCTCACCGGCGGCCGCGCCATCGCCGGTACGGGCACGATCGACGCGGACGGCAAGGTCGGCGCGGTCGGCGGGGTGGCCCTGAAGACACAGGCCGCCCGGCGGGACGGGGCGACCGTCTTCCTGGTGCCGCAGGCCGAGTGCGCCGACGCCAAGGCGGACCTGCCGAAGGGCCTCCAGCTGATCCCGGTCACCACGCTGAAGGGCGCGGTGGACTCCCTGGAGGCCCTGGAGACGGGCAAGGGCTCGATCCCGAGCTGCTAG
- a CDS encoding FAD-binding oxidoreductase — protein sequence MIMSRIEAPRSEDTAETSSLTDRLLAGLPAEAVLTDPDVTASYAHDMASFCPAGAPAVVVLPRTVEQVQHVMRTATELRVPVVPQGARSGLSGAANATDGCIVLSLTRMDRILEISPVDRVAVVEPGVINAALSRAVEEHGLYYPPDPSSWEMCTIGGNIGTASGGLCCVKYGVTAEYVLGLDVVLADGRLMSTGRRTAKGVAGYDLTRLFVGSEGSLGIVVRAVLALKPKPPQQLVLAAEFPSAAAACDAVCRIMEGGHVPSLLELMDRTTVKAVNDLAHMGLPETTESLLLAAFDTPAPAADLAAVGALCEAAGATEVVPAEDAAESELLLQARRLSLTALEAVKGTTMIDDVCVPRSKLGAMLGGVERIAEKYRLTIGVCAHAGDGNTHPTVCFDAQDEDESRRARESFDEIMALGLELGGTITGEHGVGVLKKEWLAREIGPVGIEMQRAVKHAFDPLGILNPGKVL from the coding sequence GTGATCATGAGCCGTATCGAAGCGCCTCGCTCCGAAGACACCGCAGAGACGAGCAGTCTCACCGACCGGCTCCTGGCCGGCCTGCCGGCCGAGGCCGTCCTGACCGACCCCGACGTCACCGCCTCCTACGCCCACGACATGGCGAGCTTCTGCCCGGCCGGCGCGCCCGCCGTGGTCGTGCTGCCCCGCACGGTCGAGCAGGTCCAGCACGTCATGCGCACCGCCACCGAGCTGCGCGTCCCGGTCGTCCCGCAGGGCGCCCGCTCCGGACTGTCCGGCGCGGCCAACGCCACCGACGGCTGCATCGTGCTGTCCCTGACCAGGATGGACCGCATCCTGGAGATCAGCCCCGTGGACCGGGTCGCCGTGGTCGAACCGGGCGTGATCAACGCGGCCCTCTCCCGCGCGGTCGAGGAACACGGCCTGTACTACCCGCCGGACCCCTCCAGCTGGGAGATGTGCACGATCGGCGGCAACATCGGCACGGCCTCCGGCGGCCTGTGCTGCGTCAAGTACGGCGTGACCGCCGAGTACGTCCTCGGCCTGGACGTCGTCCTCGCCGACGGCCGCCTGATGTCCACCGGCCGCCGTACGGCCAAGGGCGTGGCGGGCTACGACCTCACCCGGCTCTTCGTCGGCTCCGAGGGCTCCCTCGGCATCGTCGTACGGGCCGTACTCGCCCTGAAGCCCAAGCCGCCGCAGCAGCTGGTGCTGGCCGCCGAGTTCCCCTCCGCCGCGGCCGCCTGCGACGCCGTCTGCCGGATCATGGAGGGCGGTCACGTCCCCTCCCTCCTCGAACTGATGGACCGTACGACCGTCAAGGCGGTGAACGACCTCGCCCACATGGGCCTGCCGGAGACCACCGAGTCGCTGCTGCTGGCCGCCTTCGACACCCCGGCCCCGGCCGCCGACCTCGCCGCCGTCGGCGCCCTGTGCGAGGCCGCCGGTGCCACCGAGGTCGTCCCGGCCGAGGACGCGGCCGAGTCCGAACTCCTCCTCCAGGCCCGGCGGCTCTCGCTGACCGCGCTGGAGGCGGTCAAGGGCACGACGATGATCGACGACGTGTGCGTGCCCCGCTCGAAGCTCGGCGCGATGCTGGGGGGCGTCGAGCGCATCGCCGAGAAATACCGGCTGACCATCGGCGTCTGCGCCCACGCCGGCGACGGCAACACCCACCCCACCGTCTGCTTCGACGCCCAGGACGAGGACGAGTCCCGGCGGGCCCGTGAGTCCTTCGACGAGATCATGGCCCTCGGCCTGGAGCTGGGCGGCACCATCACCGGCGAACACGGCGTCGGCGTGCTGAAGAAGGAGTGGCTGGCCCGGGAGATCGGCCCGGTCGGCATCGAGATGCAACGGGCCGTGAAGCACGCCTTCGACCCGCTGGGCATTCTCAACCCGGGCAAGGTCCTCTGA
- a CDS encoding tetratricopeptide repeat protein — protein MDNPVRWLRRVLVAALAGGVVAGLGLMLPEERPHKVVRPPAAGPQAQAQALTAVSSGVPVALPQLAALVAQQERRVRAQPQDARAWAVLGRAYAERGRRAADPEDFPRAERALRTSLRAQAANSEALEGMAALALARRDFPAAKEYGEQALKAAPNRWTAYPPLIDAYTGLGDYKAARTALDSLLELHTGAAARTVVMARASAVYQDRGWREDAVAQLTDAAAAAGTPAERAACMTGLGQLAWDRGDPQDALRHFEAAVRLDPDQPAAQAGRGRALAALGRTEVAFAAYRAALARHPSPRDAFELGELYEARGMAGPAREQYERVKALVRREVVAGVDEDLLIGRFEADHGNPQEAVARLRAEWQRQPGTEVADALGWALHRAGDDKEALTYAQAATDTSKGGVRSALYTFHRALIEQNLDLPAPSRRHLQEALRINPYFSPLRAPAAVAALRTLGDIPDEPPPGQAP, from the coding sequence ATGGACAACCCAGTGCGGTGGCTGCGCCGGGTGCTGGTGGCGGCGCTGGCCGGCGGTGTCGTCGCGGGTCTGGGGCTGATGCTGCCCGAAGAGCGGCCGCACAAGGTGGTCCGGCCGCCGGCCGCCGGTCCGCAGGCACAGGCACAGGCGCTGACGGCGGTGTCCTCGGGGGTGCCGGTCGCGCTGCCGCAGCTGGCGGCGCTCGTCGCGCAGCAGGAGCGGCGGGTGCGGGCACAGCCGCAGGACGCGCGGGCGTGGGCCGTGCTGGGGCGCGCGTACGCGGAGCGGGGGCGGCGGGCGGCCGACCCGGAGGACTTTCCGCGGGCCGAGCGGGCGCTGCGGACGTCTCTGAGGGCGCAGGCGGCGAACAGCGAGGCGCTGGAGGGGATGGCCGCGCTCGCACTGGCGCGCCGGGACTTTCCGGCGGCGAAGGAGTACGGCGAGCAGGCGCTGAAGGCGGCGCCGAACCGGTGGACGGCGTATCCGCCGCTGATCGACGCCTACACCGGGCTCGGCGACTACAAGGCGGCCCGGACCGCCCTGGACAGCCTGCTGGAACTGCACACCGGCGCGGCGGCCCGGACCGTGGTGATGGCCCGGGCGTCGGCGGTGTACCAGGACCGGGGCTGGCGCGAGGACGCGGTGGCCCAGCTGACCGACGCGGCGGCCGCCGCCGGCACCCCGGCCGAGCGGGCCGCCTGTATGACCGGGCTCGGCCAGCTGGCCTGGGACCGCGGGGACCCGCAGGACGCGCTGCGGCACTTCGAGGCGGCCGTACGCCTCGATCCCGACCAGCCTGCGGCACAGGCCGGGCGGGGCCGGGCGCTGGCCGCGCTGGGCCGCACGGAGGTGGCGTTCGCCGCGTACCGGGCGGCGCTCGCCCGGCATCCGAGCCCGCGGGACGCTTTTGAACTGGGCGAGCTGTACGAGGCGCGCGGCATGGCCGGGCCGGCCCGGGAGCAGTACGAGCGGGTGAAGGCGCTGGTACGGCGGGAGGTGGTGGCCGGGGTCGACGAGGACCTGCTGATCGGCCGGTTCGAGGCCGACCACGGGAACCCGCAGGAGGCCGTAGCGCGGTTGCGGGCGGAGTGGCAGCGCCAGCCGGGCACCGAGGTGGCCGACGCCCTCGGCTGGGCACTGCACCGGGCCGGCGACGACAAGGAGGCGCTGACCTACGCCCAAGCCGCGACGGACACCTCCAAGGGCGGCGTCCGCAGCGCCCTGTACACGTTCCACCGGGCCCTGATCGAGCAGAACCTGGACCTGCCGGCCCCGTCCCGCCGCCACCTCCAGGAGGCCCTCCGCATCAACCCGTACTTCTCACCCCTGAGGGCGCCTGCGGCGGTTGCGGCGTTGCGGACGCTGGGCGACATCCCCGATGAGCCGCCGCCCGGCCAGGCCCCGTAG
- the hppD gene encoding 4-hydroxyphenylpyruvate dioxygenase, whose amino-acid sequence MTQTTHLTPDTARQADPFPVKGMDAVVFAVGNAKQAAHFYSTAFGMRLVAYSGPENGSRETASYVLENGSARFVLTSVIKPSTDWGRFLARHVAEHGDGVIDLAIEVPDARAAHAYAVEHGARSVAEPYELKDEHGTVVLAAIATYGETRHTLVDRSGYDGPYLPGFVPAQPMVEPPARRTFQAIDHCVGNVELGRMNEWVAFYNKVMGFTNMKEFVGDDIATEYSALMSKVVADGTLKVKFPINEPAIAKKKSQIDEYLEFYGGAGVQHIALNTNDIVQTVRTMRAAGVEFLNTPDSYYDTLGEWVGDTRVPIETLRELKILADRDEDGYLLQIFTKPVQDRPTVFFEIIERHGSMGFGKGNFKALFEAIEREQAKRGNL is encoded by the coding sequence ATGACGCAGACCACACACCTCACTCCTGACACCGCACGGCAGGCCGACCCCTTCCCGGTCAAGGGAATGGACGCGGTCGTCTTCGCCGTGGGCAACGCCAAGCAGGCGGCGCACTTCTACTCCACCGCCTTCGGCATGCGGCTGGTCGCCTACTCCGGCCCGGAGAACGGCAGCCGCGAGACCGCCAGCTATGTGCTCGAGAACGGCTCCGCCCGGTTCGTCCTCACCTCGGTGATCAAGCCGAGCACCGACTGGGGCCGCTTCCTCGCCCGCCATGTGGCCGAGCACGGCGACGGCGTCATCGACCTGGCCATCGAGGTCCCGGACGCGCGCGCCGCCCACGCCTACGCCGTCGAGCACGGCGCCCGCTCGGTCGCCGAGCCGTACGAGCTGAAGGACGAGCACGGCACCGTCGTACTCGCCGCGATCGCCACCTACGGCGAGACCCGCCACACCCTGGTCGACCGCTCCGGCTACGACGGCCCCTACCTGCCCGGCTTCGTCCCCGCGCAGCCGATGGTCGAACCGCCCGCCCGGCGCACCTTCCAGGCCATCGACCACTGCGTCGGCAACGTCGAACTCGGCCGGATGAACGAGTGGGTGGCCTTCTACAACAAGGTCATGGGCTTCACGAACATGAAGGAGTTCGTGGGCGACGACATCGCCACCGAGTACAGCGCGCTGATGTCGAAGGTCGTCGCGGACGGCACCCTGAAGGTCAAGTTCCCGATCAACGAGCCCGCGATCGCCAAGAAGAAGTCCCAGATCGACGAGTACCTGGAGTTCTACGGCGGGGCCGGCGTCCAGCACATCGCGCTGAACACCAACGACATCGTGCAGACGGTCCGCACCATGCGCGCCGCCGGCGTCGAGTTCCTCAACACCCCCGACTCCTACTACGACACCCTCGGCGAGTGGGTCGGCGACACCCGCGTGCCCATCGAGACCCTGCGCGAGCTGAAGATCCTCGCCGACCGCGACGAGGACGGCTACCTGCTGCAGATCTTCACCAAGCCGGTCCAGGACCGGCCGACCGTCTTCTTCGAGATCATCGAACGCCACGGTTCCATGGGCTTCGGCAAGGGCAACTTCAAGGCCCTGTTCGAGGCGATCGAGCGGGAACAGGCCAAGCGCGGGAATCTGTGA
- a CDS encoding ABC transporter permease, with protein MSTERQRRPEGEHEVKGLAFRDEGEAEQEAPAPRPPARRLSWPRLTVLPGFLVAVLLATWLWFRQARLDTISRNALSGGQVSKALWQHVELTVISTFFVLVIAIPLGVVLTRRAFRRATPVAMAFANMGQATPAIGLLALLVIWLGVGVRAALIGIIVYAILPVLSNTIAGLRANDPTLLEAARGIGMSPLGVLGRVELPLAVPLILAGVRTALVLNVGTATLATFGGGGGLGVLITTGITTQRMPVLVLGSVLTVALALLVDWLASLAEVLLRPRGLEVRT; from the coding sequence GTGAGCACCGAGCGGCAGCGGCGGCCCGAGGGCGAGCACGAGGTCAAGGGGCTCGCCTTCCGCGACGAGGGCGAGGCCGAGCAGGAGGCCCCGGCCCCGCGCCCGCCCGCCCGGCGTCTGTCGTGGCCGCGGCTGACGGTCCTGCCCGGCTTCCTGGTGGCCGTACTCCTGGCGACCTGGCTGTGGTTCCGGCAGGCGCGCCTGGACACGATCTCGCGCAACGCGCTGTCGGGCGGCCAGGTCTCCAAGGCGCTCTGGCAGCACGTGGAACTGACGGTGATCTCCACGTTCTTCGTGCTGGTCATCGCGATCCCGCTGGGCGTCGTGCTCACCCGGCGGGCCTTCCGCAGGGCCACCCCGGTGGCGATGGCCTTCGCCAACATGGGCCAGGCGACACCGGCGATCGGTCTGCTGGCCCTGCTCGTCATCTGGCTCGGCGTCGGCGTCAGGGCGGCCCTGATCGGCATCATCGTCTACGCGATCCTGCCGGTCCTCTCCAACACCATCGCGGGTCTCAGGGCCAACGACCCGACCCTGCTGGAGGCGGCCCGCGGCATCGGCATGTCCCCGCTCGGCGTGCTCGGCCGGGTCGAACTGCCGCTCGCCGTCCCGCTGATCCTCGCGGGTGTCCGTACGGCCCTGGTCCTCAACGTCGGTACGGCGACCCTGGCGACCTTCGGCGGGGGCGGTGGCCTGGGCGTGCTGATCACCACCGGCATCACCACCCAGCGCATGCCGGTGCTGGTCCTCGGCTCGGTCCTCACCGTGGCGCTCGCCCTGCTGGTGGACTGGCTGGCCTCGCTGGCGGAGGTGCTGCTGCGGCCGCGCGGCCTGGAGGTGCGGACATGA
- a CDS encoding Lrp/AsnC family transcriptional regulator has product MAIDHLDGRIIVLLAREPRIGVLEMSRRLGVARGTVQARLDRLQSNGVIRGFGPQVDPAALGYPVTAFATLQIRQGQGPDVRAHLATVPEVLELLTTTGSGDMLCRLVARSNADLQRVIDRVIGFDGIVRASTAIVMENPVPLRIIPLVEQAAQDAKGT; this is encoded by the coding sequence GTGGCGATCGATCATCTGGACGGGCGCATCATCGTGCTCCTCGCCCGGGAGCCGCGCATCGGCGTGCTGGAGATGTCCCGGCGGCTGGGGGTCGCGCGGGGCACGGTGCAGGCGCGTCTGGACCGGCTTCAGTCGAATGGAGTCATCCGCGGATTCGGTCCGCAGGTGGATCCGGCCGCCCTCGGATATCCGGTGACGGCGTTCGCGACGCTGCAGATCCGGCAGGGCCAAGGGCCCGATGTCCGGGCGCACTTGGCGACCGTGCCGGAGGTGCTGGAGCTGCTGACCACCACCGGCAGCGGGGACATGCTGTGCCGGCTGGTGGCCCGCTCGAACGCCGATCTTCAGCGGGTGATCGACCGGGTCATCGGTTTTGATGGCATCGTCCGGGCCTCCACGGCGATCGTCATGGAGAACCCCGTTCCGCTGCGGATCATCCCCTTGGTGGAACAGGCCGCCCAGGATGCGAAAGGGACGTAG
- a CDS encoding glycine betaine ABC transporter substrate-binding protein: MRRGACLLVAGVLVSGCGLTSGSPMADDVRPGAVGAGGPLKGAHLTVTSKEFTEQLILGAIMGIAFQAAGADVLDRTGIQGSIGAREAVKSGAADAMYEYTGTAWITYQGNSHPIPDPEQQWQAVRNADLRNGLTWLPPAQLNNTYALAMNQAGFKKYGTRTLSQVAALAKKDPGAVTLCVESEFANRADGLPGLEKAYGMSLPAQNVTQMDTGIIYTQVAKGKCTYGEVFTTDGRIRSMNLAVMADDRKFFPNYNAAPVINTKVLQKWPAIATVIEPVTKKLDNTVARSLNAKVDVDGQDPHQVALDWMKQEGFVK, encoded by the coding sequence ATGAGACGCGGCGCATGCCTGCTCGTGGCCGGGGTGCTGGTGTCCGGCTGCGGGCTGACCAGCGGCTCCCCCATGGCCGACGACGTCAGACCCGGCGCGGTCGGGGCGGGCGGCCCGCTGAAGGGGGCCCATCTCACCGTCACCTCCAAGGAGTTCACCGAACAGCTGATCCTCGGCGCGATCATGGGTATCGCCTTCCAGGCGGCCGGGGCGGACGTACTGGACCGCACCGGCATCCAGGGATCGATCGGCGCGCGGGAGGCGGTCAAGAGCGGGGCCGCGGACGCCATGTACGAGTACACGGGCACCGCCTGGATCACGTACCAGGGCAACAGCCACCCGATCCCCGACCCGGAGCAGCAGTGGCAGGCGGTGCGGAACGCCGACCTGAGGAACGGGCTGACCTGGCTGCCGCCCGCACAGCTGAACAACACCTACGCGCTGGCCATGAACCAGGCCGGCTTCAAGAAGTACGGCACCCGGACGCTCTCGCAGGTGGCGGCGCTGGCCAAGAAGGACCCGGGCGCCGTCACCCTGTGCGTGGAGAGCGAGTTCGCCAACCGGGCCGACGGGCTGCCCGGTCTGGAGAAGGCGTACGGGATGAGCCTGCCGGCGCAGAACGTCACACAGATGGACACCGGCATCATCTACACACAGGTGGCCAAGGGGAAGTGCACCTACGGCGAGGTGTTCACCACCGACGGGCGCATCAGGTCGATGAACCTGGCGGTGATGGCGGACGACAGGAAGTTCTTCCCCAACTACAACGCGGCGCCCGTGATCAACACCAAGGTCCTGCAGAAGTGGCCGGCCATCGCCACCGTCATCGAGCCCGTCACGAAGAAGCTGGACAACACGGTGGCGCGGTCGCTGAACGCCAAGGTGGACGTGGACGGCCAGGATCCGCACCAGGTGGCACTGGACTGGATGAAGCAGGAGGGGTTCGTGAAGTAG